The Oncorhynchus kisutch isolate 150728-3 unplaced genomic scaffold, Okis_V2 Okis02a-Okis13b_hom, whole genome shotgun sequence genome includes the window GAAGCGGAGACATTCCCATTGGTGGAGGAGGTTGAGTCCTTCTTCAGACAGATGTATGTGATCAGTCGGTCCTTTAAAGGTCTCTCAGTCTCTGACTGTTACTGGCATCCTATTGGGTcatgtctggtggtggtggtggtagtggtggtgatggtggtgttcgTGGTGGTGACGGTGCTCGTGACGCTGCACCAGAGGCAACACAAAGGACCCAGGGCTGCCGGGCAGCCCAGAACCctgctccctctccttctccctctccagaCAAGGAGGAGGGGGAGCCTGATGCTGATGCTGGGGATTGGAGTGAGGTGACAGGGGCGTTTTGGACGGGGACAGGCCCTGACCCTCCCTGGCTTTGGCCCGGAGCCGTTTGCTGTGGCTGTGCTGCAGAGGGTGCTGATGGTGGCTGGAGGAGGGGAGGTGATACACATCCTGACCTCCGTGACCCCCAGATGAGGAGTTCCCTGCATGCAGCAGggtctggagaggaggaggctgaggagggTAATGTCCCCCAGCGTGGTATTTACTGGACTTGGCCCTTTCAAGTCCCCCAGTGGTCCCTCCGACGCCGGCTCCTTTAGATGTTCCTCTGGGGGACTTCAGGAAGTGTGACGCGCCCCGACCCCGGGCTTCTAGAGGGGTGTAGTTCTCACTGATGACCTGCGAGCGGCGCTGGTGGGCGTGGGCGGCGTGGGCCTCGGGCTCCTGGGAACGGGAGCGGTTCTGGGACTGGGAGGCCCGCACATGGGTCtcctgggggggtgggggaggggtggatcctggaggagggagagagagagagagagaatagagagagaaaaaaagagagagagaaagacagagcgagaaagagagatagacagagagagagattacagagagcgagagagatcacagaaagagagagagagagattacagtgagcgagagagagagagatcacagaaagagagagagagagagagaatatacagtgagcgagagagagagagagagattgcagagagcgagagacagggacatcacagagaaagagagagagagagagagagagagagagtgagagcgagagcgagagagatgacagagaaagagagagagaaagagattgcagagagcgagagacagggacagggacatcacagagagagagagagagagagagagagcgagagcgagagagatgacagagaaagagagagagacagggacagtgacatcacagagagagagagagagagcgatgacagagaaagggagagagagatgacagagaaagagagagatgagagagagatgacagagaaagagagagatgacagagaaagagagagatgagagagagagatgacagagaaagagagagatgacagagaaagagagagatgacagagaaagagagagatgacagagagagagagagagatgacagagaaaggagagagagatgacagagaaagagagagatgacagagaaagagagagatgagagagagagatgacagagaaagagagagatgacagagaaagagagagatgacagagaaagagagagatgacagagaaagagagagatgacagagagagagagagagatgacagagaaaggagagagagatgacagagaaagagagagatgacagagagagagagagatgtcagagaaaggagagagagatgacagagaaagagagagaatcccATAATAAGTtctatggactcactctgtgtgtaataatagcgtttaacatgatgttttaatgactacctcatctctgtaccccacacatactgtacaattatctgcaaggtccctcagtcaagcagtgaatttcaaacacagcttcaaccacaaagaccaggtagcttttgcacctattggtagatgggtcaaaataaaaaaagatgacattgaatattcctttgagcatggtgaagttattacactttggatggtgcatcaatacacccagtcactataaaaatacaggtgtccttcctaactcagttgccagagaggaaggaaaccgctcagggatttcaccatgaggctaatgattttaattttacctttatttaaccaggcaagtcagttaagaacacattcttattttcaatgacggtgggttttaattttaattttacctttatttaaccaggcaagtcagttaagaacacattcttattttcaataaggggcagaacgacagatttgtaccttgtcagctcgggggattgaactcgcaaccttccggttactagtccaatgcctgttcaggggcagaacgacagatttgtaccttgtcagctcgggggattgaactcgcaaccttccggttactagtccaacgctctaactaggctacgctgccgccccatgatgactttaaaacagttagagtttaatggctgtgataataGATAGctgtggatggatcaacaacattgtagttactccacaatactaacctaaatgacagagtgaaaagaaggaagcctgtagagTATAACAAATATTccagaacatgcatcctgtttgcaacaaggcactaaagtaaaactgtgaAAAAATGTGAAAAAgctattcactttttgtcctgaatacaaagtgttatgtttggagcaagTCCAATGCAACATTACTGAGTATCACTTGACATATTTTCAGGAATAGTagcggcagcatcatgttatgggtatgattgtaatcgttaaggactggggagtttttcaggataaaaaataaaatggagtggagctaagcacaggcaaaatcctagagaaaaacctggttcagtctactttccaccagacactgggagatgaattcacctttcagcaggacaataacctaaaacacaaggtcaaatctacactggaattaccaagaagacagtgaatgttccttagtggtagagttacagtttggacttggactgcttgaaaatctatggcaagacctgaaaaaggTTGTCTGGAAATGATCaagaaccaatttgacagagcttagaGAATTTTGAAAAGAAGAGTGGACAAATGTTGCTCAATCCAGGTGTAGAAGACTCATagctcagggggttgaatacccATCTAAACTAagatatatttgtatatattttttcatactttttttaaattttatacaAATGTTCAAATTTTTCTtacactttgacagagtattttatgtaaatcgttgacaaaaaaaaatcactattaaatctattttaatccaactcaacaaaatgtggaaaaagtcaaggcgtgTGAATCCTCAAGGCAGTGTATGTTGTATAATAGACAAGTTCACTACAAGGCCACTTTATTCTCTTGAGGTTTAGTTGGCTATCTGGCTCCAACACATTGTAATTGTTAGTACAGGGAGAGCGATAAGCTGAGTGGTACCAACCTTCAAACCTGGAGGTGTAGTTCTCTATACCAGCTAGGTCCAGATAGTGATTCCTCCTCTCAGTGTTCTCATCCACACAGTAATGCTGTCCCTCACTGCTCTGACCTGGGAGGGCTGGCCTGGTGTAGGAGGACAGAcgtctgttagagtgtgtgtggtagtgttgtgtgtgtgtgtgtgtgtgtgtgtgtgtgtgtgtgtgtgtgtgtgtttgtgtgtgtgtgtgtgtgtgtgtgttgacctgatGTGAGAAGACAGCCGTCTGTCTGCTGATCGTCCCTCCTCCTGATGAAGGCGTCCTGACTCCCGGTCTGATGAGAGACAACAACATATAAACATAAACTACATAAACAACTACAACATAAACAAAATCAGCCCTGTACAAACAACTAGCTACAACCCATAGAGAGAGACTGTATACAGCCATGATAAAGTTCACATAGatcttcatatctctctctctgtctctctctctgtctctttctctgtctctctctctgtctctctctgtctctctctctctgtctctttctctgtctctctctctctctctgtctctctctctctgtctctctctctgtctctctctctctctctgtctctttctgtctctctctgtctctctctctgtctctttctctgtctctctctctgtctctctctctgtctctctctctgtctctctctctgtctctttctctgtctctctctctgtctctctctctgtctctgtcatctcACATAGatcttcatatctctctctctgtctctctctctctctctgtctctttctctgtctctctctctgtctctctctctgtctctttctccgtctctctctctgtctctct containing:
- the LOC109886329 gene encoding protein naked cuticle homolog 2-like: MSSLMHTIYDVVDASVNHSSCHSKRKTLRVKLTVAPEPSARRRDHLSTGPDRESGRLHQEEGRSADRRLSSHIRPALPGQSSEGQHYCVDENTERRNHYLDLAGIENYTSRFEGSTPPPPPQETHVRASQSQNRSRSQEPEAHAAHAHQRRSQVISENYTPLEARGRGASHFLKSPRGTSKGAGVGGTTGGLERAKSSKYHAGGHYPPQPPPLQTLLHAGNSSSGGHGGQDVYHLPSSSHHQHPLQHSHSKRLRAKAREGQGLSPSKTPLSPHSNPQHQHQAPPPPCLEREKEREQGSGLPGSPGSFVLPLVQRHEHRHHHEHHHHHHYHHHHQT